The following coding sequences lie in one Myxococcota bacterium genomic window:
- a CDS encoding SRPBCC family protein, protein MPYKALVEKSVPVPRAKMYALLADFGGIGKVMGDAVESCVLEGEGIGSIRRVKARGSNDVLAERLDAALDGRLISYSLVSPSSLPLEYYNAVVTLHDAPGGGTLVEWGSNWVAKGAPEDTVRRMLNGLYTNIIDALVKAAK, encoded by the coding sequence ATGCCCTACAAAGCGCTCGTCGAAAAGTCGGTCCCGGTGCCCCGCGCCAAGATGTACGCCCTGCTCGCCGACTTCGGCGGGATCGGCAAAGTGATGGGTGACGCCGTCGAGTCGTGCGTGCTCGAAGGCGAAGGCATCGGCTCGATCCGGCGTGTGAAGGCGCGCGGCTCGAACGACGTCCTGGCCGAGAGACTCGACGCCGCGCTCGACGGCCGGCTGATCTCGTACTCGCTGGTCTCCCCCTCGAGCCTGCCGCTCGAGTACTACAACGCGGTCGTGACTCTGCACGACGCGCCCGGCGGCGGAACGCTGGTCGAGTGGGGCAGCAACTGGGTCGCGAAGGGTGCGCCCGAAGACACGGTGCGCCGCATGCTGAACGGCCT